One Eretmochelys imbricata isolate rEreImb1 chromosome 22, rEreImb1.hap1, whole genome shotgun sequence DNA window includes the following coding sequences:
- the ZBTB44 gene encoding zinc finger and BTB domain-containing protein 44 isoform X2, with translation MGVKTFTHNSPAHSQEMLGKLNMLRNDGHFCDITIRVQDKIFRAHKVVLAACSDFFRSKLVGQAEDDSKSVLDLHHVTVTGFIPLLEYAYTATLSINTENIIDVLAAASYMQMFSVASTCSEFMKSSILWNTPNSQQDKVLDAGQENSANCNFTSRDGSLSPVSSECSVVERAIPVCRESRRKRKSYIVMSPESPLKCNTQTNSPQVLNPSASYAESRNQPVDSSLAFPWTFPFGIDRRLQSEKVKQVENSRTLELPGPSEAARRITDYVTCESTKASSPLVIEEDVRVKVERLSDEEVHEEVSQPVSASQSSLSDQQTVPGSEQVQEDLLISPQSSSIGSIDEGVTEGLPTLQSTSGTNAHADDDDRLENVQYPYQLYIAPSTSSTERPSPNGPDRPFQCPTCGVRFTRIQNLKQHMLIHSGIKPFQCDRCGKKFTRAYSLKMHRLKHEVIS, from the exons ATGGGTGTAAAAACGTTTACTCATAATTCCCCTGCTCACAGCCAGGAGATGCTTGGAAAACTTAACATGCTTCGCAATGATGGACATTTCTGCGACATCACCATTCGCGTACAGGACAAAATCTTCAGGGCACACAAGGTGGTCTTGGCAGCCTGCAGTGACTTCTTCCGCTCTAAGCTAGTTGGCCAAGCAGAAGATGACAGCAAGAGTGTATTAGATTTGCATCATGTGACAGTGACTGGCTTTATTCCCCTCCTGGAGTATGCTTACACAGCCACGCTGTCTATCAACACCGAAAATATTATTGATGTGTTGGCTGCAGCCAGCTACATGCAAATGTTCAGTGTTGCTAGCACATGCTCAGAATTCATGAAGTCGAGTATTTTATGGAATACGCCCAACAGCCAGCAAGACAAGGTGCTAGATGCAGGACAAGAAAACAGTGCAAACTGCAACTTTACATCTCGAGATGGCAGCCTTTCTCCGGTTTCCTCCGAATGCAGTGTGGTGGAAAGAGCCATTCCTGTTTGTCGAGAGTCCCGAAGAAAGCGCAAAAGCTACATAGTCATGTCTCCTGAAAGTCCACTTAAGTGTAACACACAGACGAACTCCCCCCAAGTGCTCAATCCTTCAGCTTCCTATGCAGAGTCCAGAAATCAACCAGTAGACTCTTCCTTAGCTTTTCCTTGGACTTTTCCTTTTGGAATTGATCGAAGGCTTCAGTCTGAGAAGGTGAAACAGGTAGAGAATTCTAGGACTTTAGAACTGCCTGGTCCATCTGAAGCAGCCAGAAGAATTACTGATTATGTGACATGTGAGAGCACAAAGGCCAGTTCACCTCTTGTGATTGAAGAAGATGTGCGTGTCAAAGTGGAAAGGTTAAGTGATGAGGAGGTTCATGAGGAAGTATCGCAGCCTGTCAGTGCATCCCAGAGTTCTCTGAGTGATCAGCAGACAGTTCCAGGAAGTGAGCAAGTTCAGGAAGATCTCCTGATCAGCCCACAGTCTTCCTCTATAG GTTCAATAGATGAAGGGGTTACTGAGGGATTACCCACTCTCCAAAGTACCTCTGGCACTAATGCTCATGCAGATGATGATGATCG gTTGGAGAACGTTCAGTATCCCTACCAACTCTACATTGCCCCTTCTACCAGTAGCACAGAGAGACCCAGCCCAAATGGCCCGGATAGACCTTTTCAGTGCCCAACCTGTGGGGTCCGATTCACCCGCATTCAGAACTTAAAACAGCATATGCTCATCCACTCAG